In a single window of the Rhineura floridana isolate rRhiFlo1 chromosome 3, rRhiFlo1.hap2, whole genome shotgun sequence genome:
- the LOC133380792 gene encoding secreted frizzled-related protein 5-like isoform X1, translating to MSCASSSITDESTSSRRIVPQASCKDCELEEPCSPKEILENFCTSDFAVKIRISRKNKTSTIADFDLDSKLEVLKHGPLLKTETHPKLQQWLNLDATCVHNIMRGTNTGVYVISGEVQNDKVVVVNKAYAWHKRNRNLQTAVRRWKHYKCRT from the exons ATGAGCTGTGCATCCTCCTCAATCACTGATGAAAGCACTTCAAGCAGGAGAA TAGTGCCTCAGGCCAGCTGCAAGGACTGTGAACTTGaagaaccctgctctcccaaggAGATCCTAGAAAACTTTTGCACCAGTGATTTTG CTGTGAAAATTAGGATTTCCAGGAAGAACAAGACCTCCACCATTGCCGATTTTGACCTTGACTCCAAGTTGGAAGTTCTGAAGCATGGTCCCCTTCTCAAGACTGAAACCCATCCCAAACTCCAGCAGTGGCTGAACTTAGATGCCACCTGTGTACACAATATTATGAGAGGCACAAACACAGGGGTCTATGTGATCAGTGGTGAGGTGCAGAATGACAAAGTTGTGGTGGTGAACAAGGCCTATGCATGGCACAAGCGGAACCGAAATCTACAGACTGCTGTGCGGCGATGGAAACATTACAAATGCCGGACCTGA
- the LOC133380792 gene encoding secreted frizzled-related protein 5-like isoform X2, with protein sequence MSCASSSITDESTSSRRMPQASCKDCELEEPCSPKEILENFCTSDFAVKIRISRKNKTSTIADFDLDSKLEVLKHGPLLKTETHPKLQQWLNLDATCVHNIMRGTNTGVYVISGEVQNDKVVVVNKAYAWHKRNRNLQTAVRRWKHYKCRT encoded by the exons ATGAGCTGTGCATCCTCCTCAATCACTGATGAAAGCACTTCAAGCAGGAGAA TGCCTCAGGCCAGCTGCAAGGACTGTGAACTTGaagaaccctgctctcccaaggAGATCCTAGAAAACTTTTGCACCAGTGATTTTG CTGTGAAAATTAGGATTTCCAGGAAGAACAAGACCTCCACCATTGCCGATTTTGACCTTGACTCCAAGTTGGAAGTTCTGAAGCATGGTCCCCTTCTCAAGACTGAAACCCATCCCAAACTCCAGCAGTGGCTGAACTTAGATGCCACCTGTGTACACAATATTATGAGAGGCACAAACACAGGGGTCTATGTGATCAGTGGTGAGGTGCAGAATGACAAAGTTGTGGTGGTGAACAAGGCCTATGCATGGCACAAGCGGAACCGAAATCTACAGACTGCTGTGCGGCGATGGAAACATTACAAATGCCGGACCTGA